Proteins encoded together in one Camelina sativa cultivar DH55 chromosome 9, Cs, whole genome shotgun sequence window:
- the LOC104711756 gene encoding uncharacterized protein LOC104711756 isoform X1, with protein MAFHVACPITCRKICFCVLGFSRNLHGKQVKDVFLNEIHSLQDFLRDPWNEEVSTDGATVQIHVPKLAVFDTGPRIAARGNDSAVEVVAAASSDLVVPAKRTVVLQKKAAVVDCCAANNGSDDLEVTVKELIGEDHDHHSGSITCHMCYLVEVGKSEKAKMLSCKCCGKKYHRNCLKTWAQHRDLFNWSSWACPSCRICEGCGTLGDPKKFNFCKRCDAAYHCDCQQPRHKNVSSGPYLCPKHTKCYSCGSTVPGNGQSLRWFLGHTCCDACGRLFVKGNYCPVCLKVYRDSEATPMVCCDFCQRWVHCQCDGISEEKYMQFQVDGNLQYKCSTCRGECYQVKDLDDAIQEIWKRKDIADKELIASLKASAGVVGQTGGASLINQPRSVERKVSEKAMVSGEEEKPLRVLRIKTSKPQDSDSEKFGKHTTELNTVKAKKLVISIGPRKTGVTNSTSCDVSKLSSKSNGKQEKLQTEEVLSQEQHRSLLGKNNDEKRGSRGEVVTSKAEGGIIGRHSDSRGDLNSGSHDSLQKDSRRLLKLKIKKHNPESQEGEAPSIVYERGKSGKGHRSKRKRASPPAEKSGFNEDEDASLSREDSLLDEMLDASWILKKLGKDAKGKKVQIHEASDNSWEKGVVSEVGGGGTSKLMVTLENGKVKTVELGKQGVRFVHQKQKRTRT; from the exons ATGGCCTTTCACGTAGCTTGTCCAATTACATG CCGGAAAATTTGCTTCTGCGTGTTGGGTTTTTCTCGGAATCTTCATGGTAAACAAGTGAAAGATGTGTTTCTCAACGAGATCCATTCTCTTCAAGACTTCTTGCGAGACCCCTGGAATGAAGAGGTTTCCACGGACGGTGCTACCGTTCAGATCCATGTCCCTAAGCTCGCTGTGTTTGATACTGGTCCTCGCATTGCGGCTAGAGGGAATGATTCGGCGGTTGAGGTTGTTGCTGCTGCATCGTCGGATTTGGTGGTGCCAGCCAAGCGCACGGTTGTGTTGCAGAAGAAAGCAGCTGTGGTGGATTGTTGTGCTGCTAATAATGGTTCTGACGACTTAGAG GTTACTGTGAAAGAACTTATTGGAGAAGATCATGATCATCATAGTGGAAGCATAACGTGCCACATGTGCTATTTGGTTGAAGTTGGGAAGAGTGAGAAAGCCAAGATGCTTTCTTGCAAATGTTGTGGCAAGAAGTATCATAGAAACTGCTTGAAGACTTGGGCTCAACATAGAG aTTTGTTTAATTGGAGCTCTTGGGCTTGCCCCTCTTGCCGAATCTGTGAG GGCTGCGGGACTTTAGGGGATCCAAAGAAGTTTAATTTCTGCAAAAGATGTGATGCTGCATATCATTGTGATTGCCAACAACCTCGGCACAAA AATGTTAGTTCTGGACCCTATTTGTGTCCTAAGCACACCAAATGTTACAGCTGTGGGTCTACAGTCCCCGGGAATGGCCAGAGCTTACG GTGGTTTTTGGGGCATACTTGTTGTGATGCTTGTGGAAGGTTGTTTGTGAAGGGAAATTATTGTCCTGTATGTTTGAAG GTTTACAGGGACTCGGAAGCAACACCAATGGTGTGTTGTGACTTTTGCCAGCGCTGGGTTCATTGCCAGTGTGATGGAATCAG CGAAGAGAAGTACATGCAGTTTCAAGTGGATGGAAATCTTCAATACAAATGTTCTACTTGCCGTGGGGAATGCTACCAG GTCAAGGATCTTGATGATGCTATACAGGAAATATGGAAGCGAAAAGATATTGCTGATAAAGAGCTAATTGCTAGCCTGAAAGCTAGTGCTGGGGTAGTTGGGCAAACTG GTGGTGCCTCTCTTATCAATCAGCCTAGATCTGTGGAAAGAAAAGTTTCTGAGAAGGCTATGGTCagtggtgaagaagagaagccatTGAGAGTTCTCAGGATAAAAACTAGCAAGCCTCAAGATTCAGATAGTGAGAAATTTGGAAAACACACTACAGAGCTGAATACTGTGAAGGCGAAAAAATTGGTGATAAGTATAGGTCCTCGAAAGACGGGGGTTACAAACTCTACGAGCTGCGATGTATCAAAGCTTTCCTCCAAATCCAATG GAAAGCAAGAGAAATTGCAAACAGAAGAAGTGTTGTCCCAAGAACAGCATCGCAGTTTGTTGGGAAAGAATAATGACGAAAAGAGAGGGTCTCGAGGTGAAGTAGTCACTTCAAAGGCTGAGGGCGGAATCATAGGGAGACACTCAGATAGCAGAGGAGATTTAAATAGTGGCTCGCATGATTCATTGCAGAAAGATTCAAGACGATTGTTGAAactgaaaataaagaaacataatcCGGAGAGCCAAGAAGGTGAAGCCCCTAGCATTGTCTATGAAAGAGGTAAATCTGGTAAAGGACATAGGTCTAAGAGGAAAAGAGCATCACCTCCAGCTGAAAAGTCAGGGttcaatgaagatgaagatgcaTCGCTGTCACGTGAAGACAGTTTGTTAGACGAAATGCTTGATGCTAGTTGGATTCTGAAGAAATTGGGGAAAGATGCGAAAGGGAAAAAGGTTCAAATACACGAGGCCTCGGATAATTCATG ggAGAAAGGAGTGGTGAGTGAAGTAGGAGGAGGAGGCACATCGAAGTTGATGGTGACGCTGGAGAATGGAAAAGTGAAGACGGTTGAGCTCGGGAAGCAAGGGGTTCGATTTGTTCATCAGAAACAAAAGAGGACAAGAACGTGA
- the LOC104711756 gene encoding uncharacterized protein LOC104711756 isoform X3, with the protein MAFHVACPITCRKICFCVLGFSRNLHGKQVKDVFLNEIHSLQDFLRDPWNEEVSTDGATVQIHVPKLAVFDTGPRIAARGNDSAVEVVAAASSDLVVPAKRTVVLQKKAAVVDCCAANNGSDDLEVTVKELIGEDHDHHSGSITCHMCYLVEVGKSEKAKMLSCKCCGKKYHRNCLKTWAQHRDLFNWSSWACPSCRICEGCGTLGDPKKFNFCKRCDAAYHCDCQQPRHKNVSSGPYLCPKHTKCYSCGSTVPGNGQSLRWFLGHTCCDACGRLFVKGNYCPVCLKVYRDSEATPMVCCDFCQRWVHCQCDGISEEKYMQFQVDGNLQYKCSTCRGECYQVKDLDDAIQEIWKRKDIADKELIASLKASAGVVGQTGGASLINQPRSVERKVSEKAMVSGEEEKPLRVLRIKTSKPQDSDSEKFGKHTTELNTVKAKKLVISIGPRKTGVTNSTSCDVSKLSSKSNGKQEKLQTEEVLSQEQHRSLLGKNNDEKRGSRGEVVTSKAEGGIIGRHSDSRGDLNSGSHDSLQKDSRRLLKLKIKKHNPESQEGEAPSIVYERGKSGKGHRSKRKRASPPAEKSGFNEDEDASLSREDSLLDEMLDASWILKKLGKDAKGKKVQIHEASDNS; encoded by the exons ATGGCCTTTCACGTAGCTTGTCCAATTACATG CCGGAAAATTTGCTTCTGCGTGTTGGGTTTTTCTCGGAATCTTCATGGTAAACAAGTGAAAGATGTGTTTCTCAACGAGATCCATTCTCTTCAAGACTTCTTGCGAGACCCCTGGAATGAAGAGGTTTCCACGGACGGTGCTACCGTTCAGATCCATGTCCCTAAGCTCGCTGTGTTTGATACTGGTCCTCGCATTGCGGCTAGAGGGAATGATTCGGCGGTTGAGGTTGTTGCTGCTGCATCGTCGGATTTGGTGGTGCCAGCCAAGCGCACGGTTGTGTTGCAGAAGAAAGCAGCTGTGGTGGATTGTTGTGCTGCTAATAATGGTTCTGACGACTTAGAG GTTACTGTGAAAGAACTTATTGGAGAAGATCATGATCATCATAGTGGAAGCATAACGTGCCACATGTGCTATTTGGTTGAAGTTGGGAAGAGTGAGAAAGCCAAGATGCTTTCTTGCAAATGTTGTGGCAAGAAGTATCATAGAAACTGCTTGAAGACTTGGGCTCAACATAGAG aTTTGTTTAATTGGAGCTCTTGGGCTTGCCCCTCTTGCCGAATCTGTGAG GGCTGCGGGACTTTAGGGGATCCAAAGAAGTTTAATTTCTGCAAAAGATGTGATGCTGCATATCATTGTGATTGCCAACAACCTCGGCACAAA AATGTTAGTTCTGGACCCTATTTGTGTCCTAAGCACACCAAATGTTACAGCTGTGGGTCTACAGTCCCCGGGAATGGCCAGAGCTTACG GTGGTTTTTGGGGCATACTTGTTGTGATGCTTGTGGAAGGTTGTTTGTGAAGGGAAATTATTGTCCTGTATGTTTGAAG GTTTACAGGGACTCGGAAGCAACACCAATGGTGTGTTGTGACTTTTGCCAGCGCTGGGTTCATTGCCAGTGTGATGGAATCAG CGAAGAGAAGTACATGCAGTTTCAAGTGGATGGAAATCTTCAATACAAATGTTCTACTTGCCGTGGGGAATGCTACCAG GTCAAGGATCTTGATGATGCTATACAGGAAATATGGAAGCGAAAAGATATTGCTGATAAAGAGCTAATTGCTAGCCTGAAAGCTAGTGCTGGGGTAGTTGGGCAAACTG GTGGTGCCTCTCTTATCAATCAGCCTAGATCTGTGGAAAGAAAAGTTTCTGAGAAGGCTATGGTCagtggtgaagaagagaagccatTGAGAGTTCTCAGGATAAAAACTAGCAAGCCTCAAGATTCAGATAGTGAGAAATTTGGAAAACACACTACAGAGCTGAATACTGTGAAGGCGAAAAAATTGGTGATAAGTATAGGTCCTCGAAAGACGGGGGTTACAAACTCTACGAGCTGCGATGTATCAAAGCTTTCCTCCAAATCCAATG GAAAGCAAGAGAAATTGCAAACAGAAGAAGTGTTGTCCCAAGAACAGCATCGCAGTTTGTTGGGAAAGAATAATGACGAAAAGAGAGGGTCTCGAGGTGAAGTAGTCACTTCAAAGGCTGAGGGCGGAATCATAGGGAGACACTCAGATAGCAGAGGAGATTTAAATAGTGGCTCGCATGATTCATTGCAGAAAGATTCAAGACGATTGTTGAAactgaaaataaagaaacataatcCGGAGAGCCAAGAAGGTGAAGCCCCTAGCATTGTCTATGAAAGAGGTAAATCTGGTAAAGGACATAGGTCTAAGAGGAAAAGAGCATCACCTCCAGCTGAAAAGTCAGGGttcaatgaagatgaagatgcaTCGCTGTCACGTGAAGACAGTTTGTTAGACGAAATGCTTGATGCTAGTTGGATTCTGAAGAAATTGGGGAAAGATGCGAAAGGGAAAAAGGTTCAAATACACGAGGCCTCGGATAATTCATG a
- the LOC104711756 gene encoding uncharacterized protein LOC104711756 isoform X4, translating into MAFHVACPITCRKICFCVLGFSRNLHGKQVKDVFLNEIHSLQDFLRDPWNEEVSTDGATVQIHVPKLAVFDTGPRIAARGNDSAVEVVAAASSDLVVPAKRTVVLQKKAAVVDCCAANNGSDDLEVTVKELIGEDHDHHSGSITCHMCYLVEVGKSEKAKMLSCKCCGKKYHRNCLKTWAQHRDLFNWSSWACPSCRICEGCGTLGDPKKFNFCKRCDAAYHCDCQQPRHKNVSSGPYLCPKHTKCYSCGSTVPGNGQSLRWFLGHTCCDACGRLFVKGNYCPVCLKVYRDSEATPMVCCDFCQRWVHCQCDGISEEKYMQFQVDGNLQYKCSTCRGECYQVKDLDDAIQEIWKRKDIADKELIASLKATSAGVVGQTGGASLINQPRSVERKVSEKAMVSGEEEKPLRVLRIKTSKPQDSDSEKFGKHTTELNTVKAKKLVISIGPRKTGVTNSTSCDVSKLSSKSNGKQEKLQTEEVLSQEQHRSLLGKNNDEKRGSRGEVVTSKAEGGIIGRHSDSRGDLNSGSHDSLQKDSRRLLKLKIKKHNPESQEGEAPSIVYERGKSGKGHRSKRKRASPPAEKSGFNEDEDASLSREDSLLDEMLDASWILKKLGKDAKGKKVQIHEASDNSWEKGVVSEVGGGGTSKLMVTLENGKVKTVELGKQGVRFVHQKQKRTRT; encoded by the exons ATGGCCTTTCACGTAGCTTGTCCAATTACATG CCGGAAAATTTGCTTCTGCGTGTTGGGTTTTTCTCGGAATCTTCATGGTAAACAAGTGAAAGATGTGTTTCTCAACGAGATCCATTCTCTTCAAGACTTCTTGCGAGACCCCTGGAATGAAGAGGTTTCCACGGACGGTGCTACCGTTCAGATCCATGTCCCTAAGCTCGCTGTGTTTGATACTGGTCCTCGCATTGCGGCTAGAGGGAATGATTCGGCGGTTGAGGTTGTTGCTGCTGCATCGTCGGATTTGGTGGTGCCAGCCAAGCGCACGGTTGTGTTGCAGAAGAAAGCAGCTGTGGTGGATTGTTGTGCTGCTAATAATGGTTCTGACGACTTAGAG GTTACTGTGAAAGAACTTATTGGAGAAGATCATGATCATCATAGTGGAAGCATAACGTGCCACATGTGCTATTTGGTTGAAGTTGGGAAGAGTGAGAAAGCCAAGATGCTTTCTTGCAAATGTTGTGGCAAGAAGTATCATAGAAACTGCTTGAAGACTTGGGCTCAACATAGAG aTTTGTTTAATTGGAGCTCTTGGGCTTGCCCCTCTTGCCGAATCTGTGAG GGCTGCGGGACTTTAGGGGATCCAAAGAAGTTTAATTTCTGCAAAAGATGTGATGCTGCATATCATTGTGATTGCCAACAACCTCGGCACAAA AATGTTAGTTCTGGACCCTATTTGTGTCCTAAGCACACCAAATGTTACAGCTGTGGGTCTACAGTCCCCGGGAATGGCCAGAGCTTACG GTGGTTTTTGGGGCATACTTGTTGTGATGCTTGTGGAAGGTTGTTTGTGAAGGGAAATTATTGTCCTGTATGTTTGAAG GTTTACAGGGACTCGGAAGCAACACCAATGGTGTGTTGTGACTTTTGCCAGCGCTGGGTTCATTGCCAGTGTGATGGAATCAG CGAAGAGAAGTACATGCAGTTTCAAGTGGATGGAAATCTTCAATACAAATGTTCTACTTGCCGTGGGGAATGCTACCAG GTCAAGGATCTTGATGATGCTATACAGGAAATATGGAAGCGAAAAGATATTGCTGATAAAGAGCTAATTGCTAGCCTGAAAGCTA CTAGTGCTGGGGTAGTTGGGCAAACTGGTGGTGCCTCTCTTATCAATCAGCCTAGATCTGTGGAAAGAAAAGTTTCTGAGAAGGCTATGGTCagtggtgaagaagagaagccatTGAGAGTTCTCAGGATAAAAACTAGCAAGCCTCAAGATTCAGATAGTGAGAAATTTGGAAAACACACTACAGAGCTGAATACTGTGAAGGCGAAAAAATTGGTGATAAGTATAGGTCCTCGAAAGACGGGGGTTACAAACTCTACGAGCTGCGATGTATCAAAGCTTTCCTCCAAATCCAATG GAAAGCAAGAGAAATTGCAAACAGAAGAAGTGTTGTCCCAAGAACAGCATCGCAGTTTGTTGGGAAAGAATAATGACGAAAAGAGAGGGTCTCGAGGTGAAGTAGTCACTTCAAAGGCTGAGGGCGGAATCATAGGGAGACACTCAGATAGCAGAGGAGATTTAAATAGTGGCTCGCATGATTCATTGCAGAAAGATTCAAGACGATTGTTGAAactgaaaataaagaaacataatcCGGAGAGCCAAGAAGGTGAAGCCCCTAGCATTGTCTATGAAAGAGGTAAATCTGGTAAAGGACATAGGTCTAAGAGGAAAAGAGCATCACCTCCAGCTGAAAAGTCAGGGttcaatgaagatgaagatgcaTCGCTGTCACGTGAAGACAGTTTGTTAGACGAAATGCTTGATGCTAGTTGGATTCTGAAGAAATTGGGGAAAGATGCGAAAGGGAAAAAGGTTCAAATACACGAGGCCTCGGATAATTCATG ggAGAAAGGAGTGGTGAGTGAAGTAGGAGGAGGAGGCACATCGAAGTTGATGGTGACGCTGGAGAATGGAAAAGTGAAGACGGTTGAGCTCGGGAAGCAAGGGGTTCGATTTGTTCATCAGAAACAAAAGAGGACAAGAACGTGA
- the LOC104711756 gene encoding uncharacterized protein LOC104711756 isoform X2 has translation MAFHVACPITCRKICFCVLGFSRNLHGKQVKDVFLNEIHSLQDFLRDPWNEEVSTDGATVQIHVPKLAVFDTGPRIAARGNDSAVEVVAAASSDLVVPAKRTVVLQKKAAVVDCCAANNGSDDLEVTVKELIGEDHDHHSGSITCHMCYLVEVGKSEKAKMLSCKCCGKKYHRNCLKTWAQHRDLFNWSSWACPSCRICEGCGTLGDPKKFNFCKRCDAAYHCDCQQPRHKNVSSGPYLCPKHTKCYSCGSTVPGNGQSLRWFLGHTCCDACGRLFVKGNYCPVCLKVYRDSEATPMVCCDFCQRWVHCQCDGISEEKYMQFQVDGNLQYKCSTCRGECYQVKDLDDAIQEIWKRKDIADKELIASLKASAGVVGQTGGASLINQPRSVERKVSEKAMVSGEEEKPLRVLRIKTSKPQDSDSEKFGKHTTELNTVKAKKLVISIGPRKTGVTNSTSCDVSKLSSKSNGKQEKLQTEEVLSQEQHRSLLGKNNDEKRGSRGEVVTSKAEGGIIGRHSDSRGDLNSGSHDSLQKDSRRLLKLKIKKHNPESQEGEAPSIVYERGKSGKGHRSKRKRASPPAEKSGFNEDEDASLSREDSLLDEMLDASWILKKLGKDAKGKKVQIHEASDNSWEKGVVSEVGGGGTSKLMVTLENGKVKTVELGKQGVRFVHQKQKRTRT, from the exons ATGGCCTTTCACGTAGCTTGTCCAATTACATG CCGGAAAATTTGCTTCTGCGTGTTGGGTTTTTCTCGGAATCTTCATGGTAAACAAGTGAAAGATGTGTTTCTCAACGAGATCCATTCTCTTCAAGACTTCTTGCGAGACCCCTGGAATGAAGAGGTTTCCACGGACGGTGCTACCGTTCAGATCCATGTCCCTAAGCTCGCTGTGTTTGATACTGGTCCTCGCATTGCGGCTAGAGGGAATGATTCGGCGGTTGAGGTTGTTGCTGCTGCATCGTCGGATTTGGTGGTGCCAGCCAAGCGCACGGTTGTGTTGCAGAAGAAAGCAGCTGTGGTGGATTGTTGTGCTGCTAATAATGGTTCTGACGACTTAGAG GTTACTGTGAAAGAACTTATTGGAGAAGATCATGATCATCATAGTGGAAGCATAACGTGCCACATGTGCTATTTGGTTGAAGTTGGGAAGAGTGAGAAAGCCAAGATGCTTTCTTGCAAATGTTGTGGCAAGAAGTATCATAGAAACTGCTTGAAGACTTGGGCTCAACATAGAG aTTTGTTTAATTGGAGCTCTTGGGCTTGCCCCTCTTGCCGAATCTGTGAG GGCTGCGGGACTTTAGGGGATCCAAAGAAGTTTAATTTCTGCAAAAGATGTGATGCTGCATATCATTGTGATTGCCAACAACCTCGGCACAAA AATGTTAGTTCTGGACCCTATTTGTGTCCTAAGCACACCAAATGTTACAGCTGTGGGTCTACAGTCCCCGGGAATGGCCAGAGCTTACG GTGGTTTTTGGGGCATACTTGTTGTGATGCTTGTGGAAGGTTGTTTGTGAAGGGAAATTATTGTCCTGTATGTTTGAAG GTTTACAGGGACTCGGAAGCAACACCAATGGTGTGTTGTGACTTTTGCCAGCGCTGGGTTCATTGCCAGTGTGATGGAATCAG CGAAGAGAAGTACATGCAGTTTCAAGTGGATGGAAATCTTCAATACAAATGTTCTACTTGCCGTGGGGAATGCTACCAG GTCAAGGATCTTGATGATGCTATACAGGAAATATGGAAGCGAAAAGATATTGCTGAT AAAGAGCTAATTGCTAGCCTGAAAGCTAGTGCTGGGGTAGTTGGGCAAACTGGTGGTGCCTCTCTTATCAATCAGCCTAGATCTGTGGAAAGAAAAGTTTCTGAGAAGGCTATGGTCagtggtgaagaagagaagccatTGAGAGTTCTCAGGATAAAAACTAGCAAGCCTCAAGATTCAGATAGTGAGAAATTTGGAAAACACACTACAGAGCTGAATACTGTGAAGGCGAAAAAATTGGTGATAAGTATAGGTCCTCGAAAGACGGGGGTTACAAACTCTACGAGCTGCGATGTATCAAAGCTTTCCTCCAAATCCAATG GAAAGCAAGAGAAATTGCAAACAGAAGAAGTGTTGTCCCAAGAACAGCATCGCAGTTTGTTGGGAAAGAATAATGACGAAAAGAGAGGGTCTCGAGGTGAAGTAGTCACTTCAAAGGCTGAGGGCGGAATCATAGGGAGACACTCAGATAGCAGAGGAGATTTAAATAGTGGCTCGCATGATTCATTGCAGAAAGATTCAAGACGATTGTTGAAactgaaaataaagaaacataatcCGGAGAGCCAAGAAGGTGAAGCCCCTAGCATTGTCTATGAAAGAGGTAAATCTGGTAAAGGACATAGGTCTAAGAGGAAAAGAGCATCACCTCCAGCTGAAAAGTCAGGGttcaatgaagatgaagatgcaTCGCTGTCACGTGAAGACAGTTTGTTAGACGAAATGCTTGATGCTAGTTGGATTCTGAAGAAATTGGGGAAAGATGCGAAAGGGAAAAAGGTTCAAATACACGAGGCCTCGGATAATTCATG ggAGAAAGGAGTGGTGAGTGAAGTAGGAGGAGGAGGCACATCGAAGTTGATGGTGACGCTGGAGAATGGAAAAGTGAAGACGGTTGAGCTCGGGAAGCAAGGGGTTCGATTTGTTCATCAGAAACAAAAGAGGACAAGAACGTGA
- the LOC104711759 gene encoding uncharacterized protein LOC104711759: MLQLFFTIAFSAAPLTLYIPPVRCLTVFVETMEEMGMEGRVYSRRLFPRARIAWSRLLDCFFSTSRPLAVAS, from the coding sequence atgttacagCTGTTTTTCACGATAGCGTTCTCGGCGGCGCCGTTAACTCTCTACATACCGCCGGTAAGATGTTTAACGGTGTTCGTGGAGACGATGGAAGAGATGGGAATGGAAGGTAGGGTTTATAGCCGGAGACTCTTCCCTCGCGCTAGAATTGCTTGGTCTAGGCTCCTTGATTGCTTCTTCTCCACTTCTCGCCCTCTCGCTGTcgcttcttaa
- the LOC104711758 gene encoding uncharacterized protein LOC104711758 → MEPAQIDWKRIDSRFVEDVFYEHIRAPKWFDFSAPSHLDTVDDDAWFCKPDCNHPKRPEDFFSTPTSSKHPSLRDTNEQNQRRRGYGLSPSTPKNQESENQNPNLATPPSYQIKSWRSAIKSTSVKKPNKEAPRLKSTQSARNLFSGRDIFGHISDFCYELKRLATRVTEREETGKSEVKEIHHQVGGGVINQPYSAHDLELKKERKPLLEVSKDKLQESTDVKGSTFKENRRRKKRVDDAENIPVSLNVETVKSKGEDGRRNKRMDDAENIPIPLKLETVKNKGHERFLQQIRTNPPSPQCFSENRTAPLKPLRTKPTEVLKRKEDEAEEEKNRKSGEAKETVARGLDVLWFLKPCTLAN, encoded by the exons ATGGAGCCTGCTCAGATCGATTGGAAGCGAATCGATTCTCGTTTTGTTGAAGACGTTTTCTACGAACACATAAGAGCTCCTAAGTGGTTCGATTTCTCGGCTCCAAGCCATTTAGACACTGTTGACGACGATGCTTGGTTCTGCAAACCTG ACTGTAATCACCCCAAGAGACCTGAAGACTTTTTCTCAACGCCCACTTCTTCCAAG CATCCGAGTCTGAGGGATACGAATGAGCAGAATCAGAG AAGGAGGGGATATGGCTTATCACCGTCTACTCCAAAAAACCAAGAAAGTGAAAATCAGAACCCAAACTTAGCCACACCTCCAAGCTACCAAATCAAATCCTGGAGATCAGCAATTAAATCAACTTCTGTCAAGAAACCGAATAAAGAAGCACCGAGACTAAAGAGCACACAGTCAGCTAGGAATCTGTTTTCAGGGAGAGACATATTTGGGCACATCTCAGATTTTTGCTATGAGTTGAAGAGATTAGCCACAAGGGTAactgagagagaagaaactggGAAGTCTGAAGTGAAGGAGATTCATCATCAAGTGGGTGGTGGGGTAATAAACCAGCCTTACTCTGCTCATGACTTggaattgaaaaaagaaagaaagccaTTGCTTGAAGTAAGCAAAGATAAACTCCAAGAGTCCACGGATGTTAAAGGAAGCACCTTTAAAGAGAACCGTAGAAGAAAGAA GAGAGTGGATGATGCAGAGAACATTCCTGTCTCACTTAATGTGGAGACTGTAAAGAGCAAAGGAGAGGATGGTAGAAGAAACAA gAGAATGGATGATGCAGAGAACATCCCTATTCCTCTAAAACTGGAGACTGTAAAGAACAAAGGACACGAACGATTCCTGCAGCAAATCAGAACAAATCCACCATCTCCTCAGTGCTTCTCAGAGAACCGCACAGCTCCTTTGAAACCCTTGAGGACCAAACCTACG GAAGTGTTGAAGAGAAAAGAggatgaagcagaagaagagaagaacagaAAGAGTGGAGAAGCCAAGGAAACAGTAGCAAGGGGCTTGGACGTTCTCTGGTTCTTAAAGCCTTGCACTTTAGCCAACtaa